The following are from one region of the Luteimonas sp. MC1572 genome:
- a CDS encoding efflux RND transporter periplasmic adaptor subunit: MRRIALIPVLLAALVACGGEEQQQAPPPPELGVVTVQPQDLPLRKELVGRLAAFRSADVRARVPGVVQRRVYEEGSDVAEGDVLFVIDPAPLRAAAGEAQAALAQARASQANARATAERARRLAPEKFISQSDLDNAQAAERSANAAVQAAQSAVESANINLGYATVRAPISGRAGKQQVTEGALVGQGAATLLTTIDQVDPLYVNFTMGVSELDEVRRMQLDRSGPVSVQVLLADGVVYDHPGTLDFSGDVVDPQTGAVSLRATLPNPERRLLPGAYVTLVATLGVQQGVFAVPQAAVQRDAAGGYVLVVGADDTVVRKDVVTDRADAGRWIISSGLAAGDRVVVSGLQRAIPGKPAKAAPWQPAAAPGAAPAAAPGTAPAAAPADAAAPADDPDATDAAEPAAAAPAADEG, translated from the coding sequence ATGCGCCGCATCGCCCTGATCCCGGTTCTTCTCGCGGCATTGGTGGCGTGCGGAGGGGAGGAGCAGCAGCAGGCACCGCCACCGCCCGAACTGGGCGTGGTGACCGTGCAGCCGCAGGACCTGCCGTTGCGCAAGGAGCTGGTCGGCCGCCTGGCCGCGTTCCGCAGCGCCGACGTGCGCGCCCGCGTCCCCGGCGTGGTGCAGCGGCGCGTGTACGAGGAAGGCAGCGACGTGGCGGAAGGCGACGTGCTGTTCGTCATCGACCCGGCGCCGCTGCGCGCGGCCGCCGGCGAGGCGCAGGCCGCGCTGGCCCAGGCCCGTGCCAGCCAGGCCAACGCCCGCGCCACCGCCGAGCGCGCGCGCCGGCTGGCACCGGAGAAGTTCATCTCGCAGTCCGACCTCGACAACGCGCAGGCCGCCGAGCGCAGCGCGAATGCCGCGGTGCAGGCGGCGCAGTCGGCGGTGGAGAGCGCCAACATCAATCTCGGCTATGCCACCGTGCGCGCGCCGATCTCCGGCCGCGCCGGCAAGCAGCAGGTCACCGAGGGCGCACTGGTCGGGCAGGGTGCCGCGACCCTGCTGACCACCATCGACCAGGTCGACCCGCTGTACGTCAACTTCACCATGGGCGTGTCGGAGCTCGACGAGGTCCGCCGCATGCAGCTCGACCGCAGCGGCCCGGTGTCGGTGCAGGTGCTGCTGGCCGACGGCGTGGTGTACGACCATCCCGGCACGCTCGACTTCTCCGGCGACGTGGTGGATCCGCAGACCGGCGCGGTGTCGCTGCGCGCCACGCTGCCCAATCCCGAGCGCCGGCTGCTGCCGGGGGCGTACGTGACCCTGGTGGCGACGCTCGGCGTGCAGCAGGGCGTGTTCGCCGTGCCGCAGGCGGCGGTACAGCGCGACGCCGCCGGCGGCTACGTGCTGGTGGTGGGCGCCGACGACACGGTGGTGCGCAAGGACGTGGTGACCGACCGCGCCGATGCGGGTCGCTGGATCATCAGCAGCGGCCTGGCCGCGGGTGACCGCGTGGTGGTGTCCGGCCTGCAGCGTGCGATCCCCGGCAAGCCGGCCAAGGCCGCGCCGTGGCAGCCCGCCGCCGCGCCGGGTGCGGCGCCCGCTGCGGCACCGGGAACGGCACCCGCCGCCGCGCCCGCCGATGCCGCCGCGCCCGCAGATGATCCTGATGCCACGGATGCGGCGGAGCCGGCCGCTGCGGCCCCCGCGGCCGACGAAGGCTGA